From Proteiniborus sp. MB09-C3, the proteins below share one genomic window:
- a CDS encoding P1 family peptidase, with amino-acid sequence MKEIKFTDIDNIKVGHAQNFEAATGCTVIICERGASAGVDVRGGSPGTRETDLLNPVNMVQQIHAVMLSGGSAFGLDAASGAMKYLEEKNIGFDVQVTKVPIVCSAVLFDLAIGDYRVRPDLEMGYTACMNATNTECPNGNIGAGTGATVGKLLGFQRAMKGGLGSYALQVGDLKVGAIVAVNCLGDVVDPATGKVLAGLLNEDLKTFAGTENNMIANYDSKKNLFSGNTTIGVIATNGEFSKTEMNKIASMAHNGYARTMRPAHSIFDGDTIFALSTGNVQADISTVGFLAARAMEQAVINAVKSAKTLYGIKAHLDII; translated from the coding sequence ATGAAAGAAATTAAGTTTACAGACATAGATAATATAAAAGTAGGCCATGCACAGAATTTTGAGGCAGCAACAGGCTGTACTGTGATAATATGTGAAAGAGGTGCTTCGGCAGGTGTAGATGTGAGAGGAGGTTCTCCAGGAACTAGAGAAACAGACCTTTTAAATCCTGTTAATATGGTTCAGCAAATTCATGCTGTTATGCTTTCAGGGGGAAGTGCCTTTGGATTAGATGCTGCTTCTGGTGCTATGAAATATCTTGAAGAAAAAAATATAGGCTTTGATGTTCAGGTGACAAAGGTTCCTATAGTATGCTCAGCAGTACTATTTGATTTAGCTATTGGAGATTATAGAGTAAGACCAGATTTAGAAATGGGATATACAGCTTGCATGAATGCTACGAATACAGAATGTCCAAATGGCAATATAGGTGCAGGAACAGGTGCCACAGTAGGAAAATTATTAGGATTTCAAAGAGCAATGAAGGGTGGACTAGGCAGCTATGCACTGCAAGTAGGAGATTTAAAGGTAGGAGCAATAGTAGCTGTGAACTGTTTAGGTGATGTAGTTGATCCAGCGACAGGAAAAGTCTTGGCTGGATTATTAAATGAGGACTTAAAGACCTTTGCTGGTACAGAAAATAATATGATAGCTAATTATGATAGCAAAAAAAATCTCTTTAGTGGTAATACCACTATTGGAGTTATAGCTACAAATGGAGAATTTTCTAAGACAGAAATGAATAAGATAGCATCTATGGCTCATAATGGTTATGCTAGAACCATGAGACCAGCACATTCTATTTTTGATGGAGATACTATATTTGCATTATCAACAGGAAATGTACAGGCCGATATAAGTACAGTAGGCTTTTTAGCAGCAAGAGCTATGGAGCAGGCAGTAATAAATGCAGTAAAAAGCGCTAAAACCTTATATGGAATTAAAGCTCATCTAGATATTATATAA
- a CDS encoding TetR/AcrR family transcriptional regulator yields the protein METFKNLPEEKRNIILNAAYTCFARNGYQKTSIADIAAMAHISKSSIFHYFGSKKNLYLYLYEFSIDVITNAVFKGIKKVTDDFFERIRQAQIIKMKIMAQYIDMFDFLIACIKENVPELAKEIKQCNQPYIKKGFDALFEGINWEKFKPGVNATMVINAVTWVSEGYIRSTIGQKSIEEMSQEAFEYVNLLKTTFYKEEYL from the coding sequence ATGGAAACTTTTAAAAACCTCCCAGAGGAAAAAAGGAACATTATCTTAAATGCTGCATATACCTGCTTTGCTAGGAATGGGTATCAAAAAACCTCAATAGCTGATATTGCAGCCATGGCTCATATATCTAAGTCATCTATTTTCCACTATTTTGGTAGCAAGAAGAATCTATACCTTTATCTCTACGAATTTAGTATAGATGTAATAACTAACGCTGTATTTAAAGGGATAAAGAAGGTTACAGATGATTTTTTCGAACGCATACGACAAGCACAAATTATCAAAATGAAAATCATGGCTCAGTATATTGACATGTTTGATTTCCTGATAGCTTGTATAAAAGAGAATGTGCCTGAACTGGCTAAGGAAATAAAGCAGTGTAACCAGCCTTATATCAAGAAAGGCTTCGATGCATTGTTTGAAGGCATCAACTGGGAGAAATTTAAGCCAGGTGTAAATGCTACTATGGTGATAAATGCTGTCACTTGGGTAAGCGAAGGATATATTCGGAGTACAATAGGACAAAAAAGTATAGAAGAAATGTCACAGGAAGCATTTGAATATGTTAATTTACTCAAAACTACCTTTTATAAGGAGGAATATCTGTAA